One region of Fragaria vesca subsp. vesca linkage group LG4, FraVesHawaii_1.0, whole genome shotgun sequence genomic DNA includes:
- the LOC101312922 gene encoding SNF1-related protein kinase regulatory subunit gamma-1-like, whose product MAQPQEAKERSNISSYDSYFKTVQSRKKLPHSLQEVLTTAFAKIPVSSFPGVPGGKVVEIPANTSIGDAVRILSECNILSAPVTNPDAKTSSEWTDRYLGIIDYSAIVLWVLESAELAAVALSASSATAAGVGAGAVGAIGAAALGVTGPVAVAGLTAAAVGAAVAGGVATDKGMGKDAPTAADHLGQDFYKTILQDEPFKSTTVRSILKSFRWAPFLPVTSDSSMLSVLLLLSKYRLRNVPVIEPGQGTIKNYITQSAVVHGLERCKGRDWFDCIASKPISVLGLPFMSSDEVISVQSDDLILEAFKKMKDNQIGGLPVVQGTQKQIVGNVSITDIRHLLLKPELFSNFRKLTVRDFTSTISTSQNIGKAVPAITCNLESTLGNVIETLASKSVHRIYVAGQAGEVIGVITLRDVISCFIYEPPNHFDDYMGSALKEMLNQ is encoded by the exons ATGGCACAGCCACAAGAAGCTAAGGAAAGGTCTAATATTTCAAGCTATGATTCCTACTTCAAGACAGTGCAGTCCAGGAAGAAATTACCACATTCGCTACAAGAGGTTTTGACAACTGCATTTGCAAAAATCCCAGTTTCATCTTTTCCAGGAGTTCCTGGAGGCAAAG TAGTTGAGATTCCAGCAAATACATCTATCGGTGACGCAGTTAGGATTTTGTCTGAATGCAACATTTTGTCGGCCCCTGTGACGAACCCAGATGCAAAAACCAGCTCCGAGTGGACAGATAGGTACCTCGGAATCATAGATTACTCTGCCATTGTTCTTTGGGTGTTGGAGAGTGCAGAACTAGCTGCAGTTGCTCTCTCAGCGAGTTCAGCAACAGCTGCTGGAGTTGGTGCAGGAGCTGTTGGTGCAATTGGAGCCGCAGCATTGGGTGTGACTGGTCCTGTTGCAGTTGCAGGGTTAACCGCTGCTGCAGTTGGAGCTGCAGTGGCAGGCGGAGTGGCTACTGACAAAGGGATGGGCAAAGATGCTCCTACAGCTGCTGATCATTTGGGCCAAGACTTTTACAAAACTATACTGCAAGATGAACCCTTCAAATCAACCACC GTAAGGTCAATACTTAAATCCTTCCGCTGGGCACCTTTCCTTCCCGTAACAAGCGATAGTTCTATGTTGAGCGTCTTGCTGCTACTTTCAAAATATAGACTGAGGAATGTACCTGTGATAGAACCTGGCCAAGGCACTATCAAGAACTACATCACTCAATCAGCAGTTGTTCATGGACTTGAACGATGCAAAGGAAGGGATTGGTTTGACTGCATTGCCTCAAAGCCTATATCTGTTCTGGGACTTCCTTTTATGTCCTCAGATGAG GTTATAAGTGTCCAGAGCGATGACTTGATACTGGAAGCTTTCAAGAAGATGAAAGATAACCAAATTGGTGGTCTTCCAGTTGTACAAGGGACACAGAAGCAGATAGTTGGTAATGTCAGCATAACAGATATCAGACACTTGCTGCTGAAACCCGAACTCTTCTCCAATTTCAG GAAGCTCACTGTCAGGGATTTCACGAGCACCATCTCAACAAGCCAGAATATTGGAAAAGCCGTCCCAGCAATTACCTGCAATCTCGAGTCCACTCTTGGCAATGTGATTGAAACTCTTGCTTCCAAGTCTGTTCATAGAATCTATGTGGCAGGGCAGGCAGGTGAAGTTATTGGTGTCATTACACTCAGAGATGTGATTTCCTGCTTCATCTATGAACCCCCCAATCACTTTGATGATTACATGGGGTCTGCGCTGAAAGAGATGCTGAATCAGTAA
- the LOC101308866 gene encoding SNF1-related protein kinase regulatory subunit gamma-1-like encodes MTEAAQEARGIPKSPRRSSCYDAYFERIQSRKKLPHELQENLTYAFSKVPVSSFQALQGGKVIEIVADISIPDAVKTLSEHKILSAPVITMPDQTCSDWRERYLGIIDYSAVLNWVLESAEHAAEGPSPASSIATTAGGIGGAGAVGAIGAVALGVTGPAAVAGLTAAAICSAVAGNAAAENEEDKDSPTTADKLTGDFDKVILQDEPCKSTTAKSIVKSFRETPFLPVAEDSSMLTILLLLSKYRMRNVPVIEDGQPKLKNYITQSAVICGLEGCKGMEWFDCIAEKPISDLGLPFMSCNEVIDIQSEDLIMEAFKKMKEQKIGGLPVVDGQKKKLVGNVSVSDIRYVFLKHDLLSNFRKLTVMDFLTTISTSKEPGNPIQPITCNIESSLGNVIEILASKSVHRVYVVGAEEGKAVGVITLRDVISCFIYEPPNYFDAYLGFAVQEILKQQ; translated from the exons ATGACAGAAGCAGCACAAGAGGCAAGGGGAATTCCCAAGAGCCCTAGAAGGTCAAGCTGCTACGATGCCTACTTTGAAAGGATTCAGTCCAGGAAGAAATTACCACATGAGCTTCAAGAAAATTTAACATATGCATTTTCAAAAGTTCCAGTTTCGTCTTTCCAAGCCCTTCAGGGAGGAAAAG TAATTGAGATTGTAGCAGATATATCTATTCCTGATGCAGTCAAGACTCTCTCAGAGCACAAGATTTTGTCAGCTCCAGTCATTACTATGCCGGATCAAACATGTTCGGATTGGAGAGAAAGGTATCTTGGAATCATTGATTACTCTGCTGTTCTTAATTGGGTGTTGGAGAGTGCAGAACATGCTGCTGAAGGTCCCTCGCCAGCTAGTTCAATAGCAACTACGGCTGGTGGAATTGGTGGTGCAGGAGCTGTTGGCGCCATTGGAGCTGTAGCATTGGGGGTCACAGGTCCTGCTGCAGTTGCAGGCCTTACTGCTGCTGCAATTTGTTCCGCTGTGGCTGGCA ATGCAGCTGCAGAGAATGAGGAGGACAAAGATTCTCCCACAACTGCTGATAAATTGACAGGAGATTTTGACAAGGTTATACTGCAAGATGAACCCTGCAAGTCAACAACG GCAAAGTCCATAGTTAAATCCTTCCGGGAAACACCTTTCCTTCCGGTAGCAGAAGATAGTTCTATGTTGACCATCTTGCTACTACTCTCAAAATATAGGATGAGGAATGTACCTGTAATAGAAGACGGCCAACCAAAACTTAAGAACTACATTACTCAGTCAGCAGTTATATGCGGTCTTGAAGGATGCAAAGGAATGGAGTGGTTTGACTGCATTGCAGAAAAACCTATCTCGGATTTGGGACTTCCATTTATGTCCTGTAATGAG GTTATTGACATCCAGAGTGAGGATCTGATAATGGAAGCTTTCAAGAAAATGAAAGAACAGAAAATCGGTGGTCTTCCAGTAGTAGATGGGCAAAAGAAGAAGCTAGTTGGTAATGTCAGCGTAAGCGATATCAGATATGTGTTTCTCAAACACGATCTCCTCTCCAATTTCAG GAAGCTCACTGTTATGGATTTCCTGACTACCATCTCAACCAGCAAAGAACCTGGAAATCCCATCCAACCAATTACATGCAATATCGAGTCGAGCCTTGGGAATGTGATTGAGATTCTTGCTTCCAAGTCGGTTCATAGGGTCTATGTGGTAGGTGCGGAGGAAGGGAAAGCTGTTGGTGTGATTACACTCAGAGATGTCATTTCTTGCTTCATATATGAACCCCCCAATTACTTTGATGCCTACTTGGGGTTTGCAGTGCAGGAGATACTGAAGCAGCAATAA
- the LOC101309152 gene encoding probable WRKY transcription factor 72-like — MEIDKSLLETSVMESNRMKSDGDDDSEGTSKDINKEGHVEEVAHEGEYKLKLQPSTTQKHRADESKHKQEADHDELESAKAEMGKVREENERLKLFLARTLKDYQDLQMHFLDVIQKEETKKKTVDTSSTAEHQGTISAEADELVSLSLGRTSSTASTHDHQLRKDNHEMMMKKTSRDNDDEVMNEAGLALELGRRSFEPAAYDQDTMKVHSSSENNSSAHGDPKEDEVTEIWPPSKMLKTREDDVSQQLTHLKKARVSVRARCDAPTLNDGCQWRKYGQKIAKGNPCPRAYYRCTVSPSCPVRKQVQRCAEDMSILITTYEGNHNHPLPMSATAMASTTSAAASMLQSHSSTSQQGLVNSTTAPVSTSSSNPYGHGPNFTNSLSQNSSRLLPQSQFYFPNSTISTNNSHPTITLDLTAPPPSQFGPRFPSGLPRYSLSTSLNFSSSSSSSLDHNTLLQAPNWINNHAAAGYFNYGTTLSHHHNRMNQAVGGSSLNIGKHPFQEPNFYHSYIQNSQKAAPTPPQHHLFTETIATATKAITSNPKFQSALAAALISFVGTNGSTGCAVRENSHIVNGSSSSESSGLKLKCPLEQPRTESGVHHQAT; from the exons ATGGAGATTGATAAGTCTTTGCTGGAAACTTCAGTTATGGAAAGCAACAGAATGAAATCTGATGGTGATGATGATTCAGAAGGCACTTCCAAAGATATAAACAAG GAAGGACATGTTGAGGAAGTAGCTCATGAAGGTGAATACAAGTTGAAGCTGCAGCCTTCAACTACGCAAAAGCATAGAGCTGATGAGAGCAAGCACAAACAG GAAGCCGATCATGATGAACTGGAATCAGCCAAAGCTGAAATGGGGAAGGTTAGAGAAGAAAATGAAAGGTTAAAGTTGTTTTTAGCTCGAACCCTGAAGGATTACCAGGATCTTCAGATGCATTTTCTTGATGTTATTCAGAAAGAAGAAACAAAAAAGAAGACTGTGGATACTAGTAGTACTGCTGAACATCAAGGAACTATTTCGGCTGAAGCTGATGAACTTGTGTCCCTTAGCCTTGGGAGAACCTCGAGTACTGCTAGTACTCATGATCATCAGCTCAGAAAGGATAATCATGAGATGATGATGAAAAAGACCAGCAGAGACAACGACGACGAGGTAATGAATGAAGCTGGACTTGCCTTGGAACTGGGCCGCAGATCATTTGAGCCAGCTGCTTATGATCAGGATACTATGAAGGTTCATTCAAGCTCTGAAAATAATAGTTCAGCTCATGGGGATCCAAAGGAAGATGAAGTAACTGAGATATGGCCACCTAGTAAAATGTTGAAGACAAGAGAGGATGATGTTTCACAACAGCTGACCCATTTGAAGAAAGCTAGGGTTTCTGTCCGAGCTAGATGTGATGCTCCAACA TTAAACGATGGATGCCAATGGAGAAAATATGGTCAGAAAATAGCGAAAGGAAACCCATGCCCTCGAGCATACTACCGTTGCACAGTCTCACCGTCGTGCCCTGTGAGAAAACAA GTGCAAAGATGTGCGGAAGACATGTCGATATTGATCACAACCTATGAGGGTAACCACAACCACCCACTTCCGATGTCAGCCACGGCTATGGCCTCCACCACCTCCGCCGCGGCATCCATGCTTCAGTCTCACTCCTCTACCTCGCAACAAGGTCTAGTCAACTCAACCACGGCCCCCGTCTCCACCTCCAGTAGTAACCCCTATGGCCATGGACCAAACTTCACCAATAGTCTCTCCCAAAATTCATCGAGACTACTACCACAGTCACAGTTCTATTTCCCCAACAGTACAATCTCAACCAACAATTCCCACCCAACCATCACCCTTGATCTCACTGCTCCACCCCCCTCCCAATTCGGACCAAGATTTCCTTCAGGGTTACCTAGGTATTCCTTGAGTACAAGCCTCAACTTTTCGTCATCGTCTTCCTCTTCTTTAGACCACAACACATTACTACAAGCACCAAACTGGATTAACAATCACGCTGCTGCAGGATACTTCAACTATGGGACAACACTTTCTCATCATCATAATAGGATGAACCAAGCCGTTGGCGGGTCTTCTCTTAACATTGGAAAGCACCCATTTCAAGAACCTAATTTCTACCATTCTTACATACAAAATTCTCAGAAAGCAGCTCCTACTCCACCTCAACATCATCTGTTTACAGAGACAATAGCCACTGCAACGAAAGCAATCACATCAAACCCTAAGTTTCAATCAGCATTAGCGGCGGCACTCATATCATTTGTTGGTACTAATGGGAGTACTGGCTGCGCGGTTAGAGAAAATAGTCACATCGTTAATGGCAGTAGCAGTAGTGAAAGTTCTGGTCTGAAATTGAAGTGCCCACTTGAACAACCCAGAACGGAATCGGGTGTGCATCATCAGGCTACTTGA